A single window of Syngnathus acus chromosome 23, fSynAcu1.2, whole genome shotgun sequence DNA harbors:
- the golt1ba gene encoding golgi transport 1Ba: MISLTDSQKIGMGLTGFGVFFLFFGMILFFDKALLAIGNILFVAGLAFVIGLERTFRFFFQKHKMKATSFFLGGVLVVLIGWPIIGVVLEVYGFFLLFRGFFPVVIGFIRRIPVLGSILNLPFISAYVDKASEGNTMV, translated from the exons ATGATTTCCTTGACGGACTCGCAAA AAATCGGAATGGGATTAACAGGCTTTGgtgtgtttttcctcttctttggGATGATCTTGTTCTTTGACAAAGCACTTCTGGCAATTGGAAAT ATCCTATTTGTTGCTGGACTTGCGTTTGTCATTGGCCTCGAGAGGACTTTCCGCTTCTTTTTCCAAAAGCACAAAATGAAAGCCACCAGTTTCTTCTTAGGAGGTGTGCTTGTGGTGCTAATTGGCTGGCCCATAATTGGTGTTGTGCTGGAGGTCTATGGATTTTTCCTCTTGTTCAG AGGCTTCTTCCCTGTTGTAATAGGCTTCATCAGAAGGATACCGGTCCTTGGCTCCATCCTAAACCTGCCCTTCATCAGCGCA TATGTGGACAAAGCGAGCGAGGGCAACACCATGGTATAA